The following are from one region of the Myotis daubentonii chromosome 2, mMyoDau2.1, whole genome shotgun sequence genome:
- the KCNRG gene encoding potassium channel regulatory protein, giving the protein MSGQKLVTLNVGGKIFTTRFSTIKQFPTSRLTRMLDGRDQEFKMDGGQIFVDRDGVLFSFILDFLRTQRLILPTDFSDYLRLQREALFYELDPLVDLLNQELLLQPRPALVQVYFLSRNTQAFFRVFGSCSKTIEMLTGRITVFIEQPSAPTWSSNCCPPQMTLLPLPPQRPSYHDLVFQCGSDSVTDNQTGVRYVSIKPDSRKLANGTNVLGLLIDTLLMEGFHLVGNRTVSSEDKTECYSFERMKRPEALTMNKTVKPEAAILPGQSQKKK; this is encoded by the exons ATGAGTGGTCAGAAACTGGTCACTCTGAATGTGGGAGGGAAAATATTCACAACAAGATTTTCTACCATAAAGCAGTTTCCTACCTCTCGGCTAACACGAATGTTAGATGGCAGAGACCAAGAATTCAAGATGGATGGTGGCCAGATTTTTGTCGACAGAGATGGTGTTTTATTTAGTTTCATCTTAGATTTTTTGAGAACTCAACGGCTTATATTACCTACTGATTTTTCAGACTATCTTAGGCTTCAGAGAGAGGCTCTTTTCTATGAACTTgatcctctggttgatctcttaaaccAAGAACTCCTGCTACAGCCAAGACCTGCTCTTGTGCAGGTGTATTTCCTAAGCCGAAACACTCAAGCTTTTTTCAGGGTGTTTGGCTCCTGCAGCAAAACAATTGAGATGTTAACTGGGAGGATTACAGTGTTTATAGAGCAACCTTCAGCACCAACCTGGAGTAGTAACTGCTGCCCTCCTCAGATGACCTTACTTCCACTGCCTCCACAAAGACCTTCTTACCACGACCTCGTTTTCCAGTGTGGCTCGGACAGCGTTACTGATAACCAAACTGGAGTCAG GTATGTTTCTATAAAACCTGATAGTCGAAAATTGGCCAATGGAACGAATGTTCTCGGCTTACTCATTGACACTTTATTAATGGAAGGCTTCCATCTGGTTGGTAATAGAACAGTATCCTCTGAAGACAAAACTGAATGCTATAGTTTTGAAAGGATGAAAAGGCCTGAAGCTCTCACCATGAACAAAACTGTGAAACCAGAGGCAGCCATCTTGCCAGGGCaatctcagaaaaagaaatga
- the TRIM13 gene encoding E3 ubiquitin-protein ligase TRIM13 isoform X2 translates to MELLEEDLTCPICCSLFDDPRVLPCSHNFCKKCLEGILEGTGRNSLWRSSPFKCPTCRKETSASGVNSLQVNYSLKGIVEKYNKIKISPKMPVCKGHLGQPLNIFCLTDMQLICGICATRGDHTKHVFCSIEDAYAQERDAFESLFQSFQTWRRGDALSRLDTLETNKRKSLQLLTKDSDKVKEFFEKLQHTLDQKKNEILSDFETMKLAVMQAYDPEINKLNTILQEQRMAFNIAEAFKDVSEPIIFLQQMQEFREKIKVIKETPLPPSNLPTSPLMKNFDTSQWEDIKLVDVDKLSLPQDTGILMGKIPWSFYKFVVVILLGLLIFFGPTVFLERSLFDEFSTWKDHLSHFSSYLTKSPDFVEQSVFYWEQVTDGFFIFSERFKNFTLVVLNNVAEFMCKYKLL, encoded by the coding sequence ATGGAGCTGCTTGAAGAAGATCTTACGTGCCCAATCTGTTGCAGTCTGTTTGATGATCCTCGAGTTTTGCCTTGCTCTCACAACTTTTGCAAAAAATGCTTAGAAGGGATCTTAGAGGGGACTGGGCGGAACTCATTGTGGAGGTCATCTCCATTCAAGTGCCCCACATGCCGTAAGGAAACTTCAGCCTCTGGAGTCAATAGCCTGCAGGTTAATTACTCCCTGAAGGGTATTGTGGAGAAGTATAACAAGATCAAGATCTCTCCAAAAATGCCAGTGTGCAAAGGACACTTGGGGCAGCCTCTCAACATTTTCTGCCTGACTGATATGCAGCTGATTTGTGGAATCTGTGCTACACGTGGTGACCACACCAAACATGTCTTCTGTTCTATTGAAGACGCCTATGCTCAGGAAAGGGATGCCTTTGAGTCCCTCTTTCAGAGCTTTCAGACCTGGCGTCGGGGAGATGCTCTTTCTCGTTTGGATACCTTGGAAACTAACAAAAGGAAATCTCTACAGTTACTGACTAAAGATTCAGATAAAGTGAAGGAATTTTTTGAGAAGTTACAACACACATTAGAtcaaaagaagaatgaaatcctTTCTGACTTTGAGACCATGAAACTTGCAGTTATGCAAGCCTATGACCCAGAGATTAACAAACTCAACACCATCTTACAGGAACAACGAATGGCCTTTAACATTGCTGAGGCCTTCAAAGACGTGTCAGAACCAATCATATTTCTGCAACAGATGCAGGAAttcagggaaaaaataaaagtaatcaaGGAAACTCCTTTACCTCCCTCTAATTTGCCCACAAGCCCTTTAATGAAGAACTTTGATACCAGTCAGTGGGAAGACATAAAACTAGTAGATGTGGATAAACTTTCTTTGCCTCAAGACACTGGCATACTCATGGGCAAGATTCCCTGGAGCTTTTATAAGTTTGTAGTAGTCATTCTGCTTGGCCTTCTCATTTTCTTCGGTCCTACTGTATTCTTAGAAAGGTCTTTATTTGATGAGTTCTCAACCTGGAAAGACCATCTTTCACACTTCAGTTCCTATCTGACTAAATCGCCTGATTTTGTAGAACAATCAGTTTTTTACTGGGAACAGGTGACAGATGGGTTTTTCATTTTCAGTGAAAGATTCAAGAATTTTACTTTGGTGGTCCTGAATAATGTGGCAGAATTTATGTGCAAATATAAACtattataa
- the TRIM13 gene encoding E3 ubiquitin-protein ligase TRIM13 isoform X1: MVPKDVMELLEEDLTCPICCSLFDDPRVLPCSHNFCKKCLEGILEGTGRNSLWRSSPFKCPTCRKETSASGVNSLQVNYSLKGIVEKYNKIKISPKMPVCKGHLGQPLNIFCLTDMQLICGICATRGDHTKHVFCSIEDAYAQERDAFESLFQSFQTWRRGDALSRLDTLETNKRKSLQLLTKDSDKVKEFFEKLQHTLDQKKNEILSDFETMKLAVMQAYDPEINKLNTILQEQRMAFNIAEAFKDVSEPIIFLQQMQEFREKIKVIKETPLPPSNLPTSPLMKNFDTSQWEDIKLVDVDKLSLPQDTGILMGKIPWSFYKFVVVILLGLLIFFGPTVFLERSLFDEFSTWKDHLSHFSSYLTKSPDFVEQSVFYWEQVTDGFFIFSERFKNFTLVVLNNVAEFMCKYKLL; the protein is encoded by the exons ATGGTGCCAAAA GATGTGATGGAGCTGCTTGAAGAAGATCTTACGTGCCCAATCTGTTGCAGTCTGTTTGATGATCCTCGAGTTTTGCCTTGCTCTCACAACTTTTGCAAAAAATGCTTAGAAGGGATCTTAGAGGGGACTGGGCGGAACTCATTGTGGAGGTCATCTCCATTCAAGTGCCCCACATGCCGTAAGGAAACTTCAGCCTCTGGAGTCAATAGCCTGCAGGTTAATTACTCCCTGAAGGGTATTGTGGAGAAGTATAACAAGATCAAGATCTCTCCAAAAATGCCAGTGTGCAAAGGACACTTGGGGCAGCCTCTCAACATTTTCTGCCTGACTGATATGCAGCTGATTTGTGGAATCTGTGCTACACGTGGTGACCACACCAAACATGTCTTCTGTTCTATTGAAGACGCCTATGCTCAGGAAAGGGATGCCTTTGAGTCCCTCTTTCAGAGCTTTCAGACCTGGCGTCGGGGAGATGCTCTTTCTCGTTTGGATACCTTGGAAACTAACAAAAGGAAATCTCTACAGTTACTGACTAAAGATTCAGATAAAGTGAAGGAATTTTTTGAGAAGTTACAACACACATTAGAtcaaaagaagaatgaaatcctTTCTGACTTTGAGACCATGAAACTTGCAGTTATGCAAGCCTATGACCCAGAGATTAACAAACTCAACACCATCTTACAGGAACAACGAATGGCCTTTAACATTGCTGAGGCCTTCAAAGACGTGTCAGAACCAATCATATTTCTGCAACAGATGCAGGAAttcagggaaaaaataaaagtaatcaaGGAAACTCCTTTACCTCCCTCTAATTTGCCCACAAGCCCTTTAATGAAGAACTTTGATACCAGTCAGTGGGAAGACATAAAACTAGTAGATGTGGATAAACTTTCTTTGCCTCAAGACACTGGCATACTCATGGGCAAGATTCCCTGGAGCTTTTATAAGTTTGTAGTAGTCATTCTGCTTGGCCTTCTCATTTTCTTCGGTCCTACTGTATTCTTAGAAAGGTCTTTATTTGATGAGTTCTCAACCTGGAAAGACCATCTTTCACACTTCAGTTCCTATCTGACTAAATCGCCTGATTTTGTAGAACAATCAGTTTTTTACTGGGAACAGGTGACAGATGGGTTTTTCATTTTCAGTGAAAGATTCAAGAATTTTACTTTGGTGGTCCTGAATAATGTGGCAGAATTTATGTGCAAATATAAACtattataa